The Chromobacterium phragmitis DNA window GCTGGCTGGCCAGGGGGTCGATCATGATCACTTTTCTTTCATCTATTGCTTCAAGGTATTGATCTGGTTGAGGAATGGGCTTCGCATCCCTCATGGAGGTCAGAATGGTTCTTAGCAGGATGTCTTGCGCCGAGTGTATGGCCTGCTCTTCCGTCGCCGCGCGCGTGACCAGATTGTCAAAGTCCAGCAATCTCAATTCAATATGGTTATTGCGCTCTTCCATGCAGGCGGGGTAGGGGATGAGGTGGTCCAGCACCGCCTGCTTGCCTTTGTGCTTGTTGCCTTCAAGTTTTCGAACCAGTCTTTGCGCTCGGAGATGGGTATAGCGTTTCAGCATGGCCAGCGATTTATGGCCGCTGATCGCAGCTACTTCGAGCAGATCGAGCGTGCCGAGCTCAACCAGGCGGCTGATGGCTTCGTGACGCAGGTCATGAAAATGGAGGTCTTCAATTCCTAGCTTGATCACCATGAAGCGCCAGGTGCTTTTCAAACCATTAGGGCCGTAACTCATGACCCGGCCTTTGGATTTGACCCCCAGCCTGATCAATGCGTCCCTGGCCTTGACTGAGAGAGGGACATCTCGCTTCGAGCCGTTCTTGGTATCCGGCA harbors:
- a CDS encoding site-specific integrase, with translation MDKTQKLKETLDHYRRRVSILKKGYAQERYRIDQLSRSFLGQLVTNEISTVDVATYRDQRLAQINPKTNKPISAATVRLEMSLLSNCLDIARIEWGVCDGNPVKNVKKPKTPPGRERRLTAREERLILRYCHNHSNQELYSIVVLALETAMRQGEILKLEWEHINLKTRIAHLPDTKNGSKRDVPLSVKARDALIRLGVKSKGRVMSYGPNGLKSTWRFMVIKLGIEDLHFHDLRHEAISRLVELGTLDLLEVAAISGHKSLAMLKRYTHLRAQRLVRKLEGNKHKGKQAVLDHLIPYPACMEERNNHIELRLLDFDNLVTRAATEEQAIHSAQDILLRTILTSMRDAKPIPQPDQYLEAIDERKVIMIDPLASQHA